One Agrococcus jenensis genomic region harbors:
- a CDS encoding class I SAM-dependent methyltransferase encodes MTDRDALFAGLRRWPDVEDAALQAHDASDALILDEAAGGTAQGRMPADVVVIGDRHGALTLGALHDGAEHVRVHQDSIVGERALDANAAAAGMTGFAHHPLDASLVEGARLVLLQLPRSLDELDEIAELVATHADERVVLVAGGRVKHMSMSMNALLERSFRSVHASLGWRKSRVLRAQAPRRPGISWPRTRRHDVAGEPLIVAAHGGAFAGTSIDIGAQTLLAHLPEILDRPLAADAPQVVDLACGTGVLGVALALALPDIRVLATDASAAAAASARATAAANAVEDRVVVRQADGLEDVPDASVPLILLNPPFHIGAAVHTGIAERLIADAGRALAHGGELWCVWNGHLGYRPLLDRIGETRQVSRNAKFVVTATRRR; translated from the coding sequence GTGACCGACCGCGACGCCCTCTTCGCAGGCCTCCGCCGGTGGCCCGACGTCGAGGACGCGGCGCTGCAGGCGCACGACGCGAGCGACGCGCTCATCCTCGACGAGGCGGCCGGGGGGACGGCACAAGGCAGGATGCCCGCCGACGTCGTCGTAATCGGCGACCGGCACGGGGCGCTCACCCTCGGCGCGCTGCACGACGGTGCCGAGCACGTGCGGGTGCACCAGGACTCGATCGTCGGGGAGCGGGCGCTCGACGCGAACGCGGCAGCGGCGGGCATGACGGGCTTCGCGCACCATCCGCTCGACGCCTCGCTCGTGGAGGGCGCGCGGCTCGTGCTGCTGCAGCTGCCCCGGTCGCTCGACGAGCTCGACGAGATCGCCGAGCTCGTCGCCACGCACGCCGACGAGCGCGTCGTGCTCGTCGCCGGCGGGCGCGTGAAGCACATGTCGATGAGCATGAACGCGCTGCTCGAGCGCAGCTTCCGCAGCGTCCACGCGTCGCTCGGCTGGCGCAAGTCGCGCGTGCTGCGCGCCCAGGCGCCGCGGCGGCCCGGCATCAGCTGGCCGCGCACGCGCCGGCACGACGTCGCGGGGGAGCCGCTCATCGTCGCGGCCCACGGCGGGGCGTTCGCCGGCACCTCCATCGACATCGGTGCGCAGACGCTGCTCGCCCACCTGCCGGAGATCCTCGACCGGCCGCTCGCGGCGGATGCGCCGCAGGTCGTCGACCTGGCGTGCGGCACCGGCGTGCTCGGCGTCGCGCTCGCGCTCGCGCTCCCCGACATCCGCGTGCTCGCGACCGACGCCTCCGCCGCGGCGGCGGCGTCGGCGCGGGCGACGGCCGCCGCGAACGCGGTGGAGGACCGCGTCGTCGTGCGGCAGGCCGACGGCCTCGAGGACGTGCCCGACGCCTCCGTGCCCCTCATCCTGCTGAACCCGCCGTTCCACATCGGCGCCGCGGTGCACACGGGCATCGCGGAGCGGCTCATCGCCGACGCGGGCCGGGCGCTCGCGCACGGCGGTGAGCTGTGGTGCGTGTGGAACGGCCACCTCGGCTACCGCCCGCTGCTCGACCGGATCGGCGAGACCCGCCAGGTCTCCCGCAACGCGAAGTTCGTCGTCACCGCCACGCGGCGTCGGTGA
- a CDS encoding FAD-binding oxidoreductase, translating to MTTEQRYVAPAALTSLAASLRGRLTTTDDPGYDAERSPWNLAVDQRPAAIAHPAGVDDLRAILAFARDSGATVTVQPNGHGASGSLEGAILTRPAAFDRLEIDADARTAVVGAGVQWGAVIAALDGTGLVVPSGTSRVVSPAGYLLGGGHSWLSRWAGLGAQSLRAAWIVRPDGTHERVDDASDPDTMWALRGAGGTVGIVTELEIDLLEAPTLFGGSLVFSAADGPAVLRAVRDAAADAPEGLGLFVSTMRMPDAPMLPEQVRGRSFTTVDVLARAEADLAPLAGLRAVATPIREQLGATTQAAMAAMSMEPEDPSPSRGSSIALDALPDPVIDELLEWRALPEQAPLIGVTMRMLGGALDAPQRPGFATLAGASWLSMGLAPMFPSAPPEAGAASLAGLDALLRPHASERMVPTFLGEDDTLERCATADDLARLRAIRDAADPDGVLHEGRLPR from the coding sequence GTGACCACGGAACAGCGTTACGTCGCCCCCGCCGCCCTCACCTCCCTCGCCGCCAGCCTCCGCGGTCGCCTCACCACCACCGACGACCCCGGCTACGACGCCGAGCGCTCCCCCTGGAACCTCGCCGTCGACCAGCGCCCCGCCGCGATCGCCCACCCCGCGGGCGTCGACGACCTGCGAGCGATCCTCGCCTTCGCCCGCGACAGCGGCGCGACCGTCACCGTGCAGCCGAACGGGCACGGCGCCTCGGGCTCGCTCGAGGGGGCGATCCTCACGCGTCCTGCCGCCTTCGACCGGCTCGAGATCGACGCGGATGCGCGCACCGCGGTCGTCGGCGCGGGCGTGCAGTGGGGCGCGGTGATCGCGGCGCTCGACGGCACGGGCCTCGTCGTGCCCTCCGGCACGAGCCGGGTGGTGAGCCCCGCCGGCTACCTGCTGGGCGGCGGGCACTCGTGGCTGAGCCGCTGGGCCGGGCTCGGCGCGCAGTCGTTGCGGGCCGCGTGGATCGTGCGGCCGGACGGCACGCACGAGCGCGTGGACGACGCCTCCGACCCCGACACCATGTGGGCGCTGCGCGGCGCCGGCGGCACGGTCGGCATCGTGACCGAGCTCGAGATCGACCTGCTCGAAGCGCCGACACTCTTTGGCGGCTCGCTCGTGTTCTCGGCCGCCGACGGACCCGCGGTGCTGCGGGCCGTGCGCGATGCGGCGGCGGACGCCCCCGAGGGGCTCGGGCTGTTCGTCTCGACGATGCGCATGCCGGACGCGCCGATGCTGCCGGAGCAGGTGCGCGGGCGCAGCTTCACGACCGTCGACGTGCTCGCACGCGCGGAGGCGGACCTCGCACCCCTCGCCGGCCTGCGCGCTGTCGCGACGCCGATCCGCGAGCAGCTCGGCGCGACCACCCAGGCGGCGATGGCCGCGATGTCGATGGAGCCCGAGGATCCGTCGCCGAGCCGCGGCAGCTCGATCGCGCTGGACGCGCTGCCCGACCCGGTGATCGACGAGCTGCTCGAGTGGCGCGCGCTGCCCGAGCAGGCGCCGCTCATCGGCGTGACGATGCGCATGCTCGGCGGTGCGCTCGACGCGCCGCAGCGTCCGGGCTTCGCGACGCTCGCGGGTGCCTCGTGGCTCTCGATGGGGCTCGCGCCGATGTTCCCGAGCGCACCGCCCGAGGCGGGCGCAGCGAGCCTCGCCGGTCTCGACGCGCTGCTGCGGCCGCACGCCTCCGAGCGGATGGTGCCGACCTTCCTCGGCGAGGACGACACGCTCGAGCGCTGCGCGACTGCCGAC